The Rhinoraja longicauda isolate Sanriku21f chromosome 17, sRhiLon1.1, whole genome shotgun sequence genome includes a region encoding these proteins:
- the LOC144601673 gene encoding uncharacterized protein LOC144601673 yields the protein METVTGGNNSGIGIREAANNQRAASQYGDVGFRVAVIASIISTTVILLMSMAFLTSCLVKCVRKKERQKHQRELQTWCQIECNVVEESRGFCQGYKGRNNNNNKPRDNILIEEIESGLENNRFYRSPEKITLAIPLHCGENASHVTFHPWNGHCWTSTDSGILLGSVTEEHIVPTAVGDTTPDPRAT from the exons atggagacggtgaccgGCGGCAACAACTCGGGGATCGGGATCCGCGAGGCGGCGAATAACCAgagag CTGCTTCGCAGTATGGAGACGTTGGTTTCAGAGTAGCTGTGATTGCTTCCATCATCAGCACAACTGTCATTTTATTGATGAGCATGGCTTTTTTAACCAGTTGTCTTGTGAAATGCGTGAGGAAGAAAGAAAGACAGAAACATCAGAG GGAAttacaaacatggtgtcagattgAATGTAATGTAGTGGAAGAATCGAGAGGCTTTTGCCAAGGGTACaaaggcaggaacaataacaacaatAAACCCCGGGATAACATATTAATTGAAGAAATAGAGAGTGGACTGGAGAACAACAGATTTTACAG GAGTCCAGAGAAGATTACATTGGCGATCCCACTGCACTGTGGAGAGAATGCTTCACACGTGACGTTTCATCCATGGAATGGGCACTGTTGGACATCTACTGACTCTGGGATTTTATTGGGTTCTGTGACTGAGGAGCACATTGTTCCAACAGCAGTTGGAGACACCACACCTGACCCTAGGGCCACGTGA